In Spirochaeta lutea, the sequence ACTGTAAGCGGTACTGTGGTGGCTGATGGCTTTTTGTATATCGCCCAGGGAGCTGTTGTTGAGGCAGAAATCCTAGGGACGAATATAGTAGTCGCGGGTACGGTCCGAGGAAATATTTCAGCTACTGAAAGGGTAGAATTGCTGGAGACCGCATCCATGCAGGGAAATATTAGGGCTGCCAAAATCCGAATCTTGGATGGAGTGGTGTTTGAAGGTAGGTGTGAGATGATCGACCGTAGTGATTCGGTTGATATTTTCGCTACACCTGTGGAAGATTTAAAGCAGTCATTAAAACCAAGAGAATAATCAGGTAGGTATGAAGGCTCGATTTGAAAAACAGATTGATGAGCTTTCAAGGGATGTAGTGATTCGGCTTGGCCAGATTGATAAATCCCTAATGGTAGCCGAATCCTGTACTGCCGGACTTCTCGGGCACAGTATTGCCAGGACCCCTGGGGCATCAAAAATCTTTTGGGGTGGATTGATCGTATATTCGAATTCAGCTAAGCAGATTCTTGCAGGAGTGGATCCAGAAATTATTCAAGGATCTGGTGCTGTCTCTGAGGAGACTGTGGATGCTTTATTACATGGACTGTTACAGCGATTCCCTATTGATGCAGCCTTGGCTGTTAGCGGAATTGCAGGTCCTGGCGGCGGAACGCCGGAAAAACCTGTTGGCACGGTTTATATCGGGTCCATCTGCCGGTGGCTCGATGAAAAAAAATACATACAACGCTGTAGGTTTGAGGGAGAACGAGTGGAAATTCAAGCTCAAGCCGTAATTGAAGGGATGAAGCAGCTACTCACCATGCTGTAGAAAGGTGATCTTGACCTGGAGTTCCCGTAGGAGTAGTATTAGGAAACCACTCACATGAGAGTCCTAATCAAAGCTTCCAAATACAAATCAGCAAATTACTTCAGTGGAGTTAGCCCATGCCTATAATTCGCAGAAAGCGAAATGTTGACGAACAACAAGAAAAAGACCCGGAGGGGGAAGTAGTGAATGATTCTGAAGAGCAGGATACTTCATCAGGAGATGAACTAACCGGAAACCAAGATATTCAGAATAATCGGCAATCCGATGAGGATCAGGAAAAACCTGCCAAGAAACGGATTTATGCAACCAAGAGGAACACTTCAACTGAAGGTTCTGATTCATCAGAGTCTAGTTCTGATAATGGGAACAATGGTAACCATGACAATAAGCAAAACAGGGGCTCCGACTCGCATAGAAAGAAAAGCCGGAAAAAGAAGATAAAGGTAGAATTAAAAGAGTCATCTGAATCTGCCAATGAGGGCCCCGATGCTTCACAGATTATTAGCGGTACGGCTAATGAATATGGCGGTTTCGATCAAGATCAAGGTTCCTCGAACAGCAAGGCCATTAGTATCAATGAGCTGATTTGGATGAGTATGAAGGAACTCAGGAATGTAGCTACCCAGATGGGAATAAGCCACGATAACCTGATGATACTGAAGAAACAAGAAATTGTTTTTGCCATCCTCAAGGCTCATACGGAACGAAACGGCACTATTTATGCCTATGGTTCCTTAGAAATACTTCCCGATGGATATGGGTTTTTGCGCTCGCCCCAGAACAGCTACTTACCCGGCCAGGATGATATTTATATTTCTCCAAGTCAGATTCGGTTATTTAATCTTAAAACCGGTGACACGGTGTATGGCCAGATAAGGCCTCCGAAGGAGGGCGAACGATTCTTCGCCATGCTCCGGGTGGAATCGGTAAACTACGATAATCCCTCGGTGGCACAGAGCCGGATCCCCTTTGATAACCTAACACCCCTATACCCGGATGTTAGATTGAACATGGAAACAAAATCAGGTGAACCTTCAACACGCATGATTAACCTGTTCTGCCCCATCGGTAAGGGGCAACGTGGATTAATTGTTGCACCTCCAAGAACAGGAAAGACCGTTCTTCTGCAAAAAATCGCCAACGCGATAACCGAAAATCAGCCCGAAGTTTATTTAATCGTATTACTTATCGATGAACGGCCTGAAGAAGTTACCGATATGCAACGGAACGTAAATGCCGAGGTGATTTCTTCAACCTTTGATGAGCAGGCAACACGTCACGTACAAGTAGCAGAGATGGTACTGGAGAAAGCAAGGCGTTTGGTTGAGCATGGACGGGATGTTGTAATATTACTTGATTCTATTACCCGATTAGCACGTGCCTACAACCAGACCGTTCCCACATCAGGAAAGATCCTCTCCGGAGGGGTTGATTCCAACGCCTTACATAAACCAAAACGGTTTTTTGGTGCTGCTCGTAATATCGAGGGCGGCGGGAGTTTAACGATAATGGCAACCGCCCTGGTGGAAACCGGAAGTAGAATGGACGAGGTCATTTTTGAAGAGTTCAAGGGTACCGGTAATATGGAGATTAATTTGGATAGGAAACTTGCCGAACGGCGATTGTTCCCCGCAATTAATATTAAGCGATCCGGTACCAGACGTGAGGATCTTCTCTTAACCGAAGAAGAGATTAACAAAATGTGGGTTCTCCGTAAGGCAATTAACCCCATGGACGATATAGAAATACTGGAACTTCTGATTGACAGAATGAAAAAAACTAAGAATAATGAGGCCTTCCTGCGTTCCATGAATACTGGTGCAGGAGAGTAATGAAAAAAACGCTCTTTCCCGGCATGGTTTCATCGAGTACGGAGGGGAGCAAGGAGAAGAGTATGAAAGAAGGAATACATCCCGAGTATCGTTTTGTTGTATTTAAGGATCTTGCGTCAGGACATATGTTTTTAACCAAGTCCACCGTACCAAGTAATAAGACAGTTAAGTACGAAGATGGAAACGAATACCCTGTTTTTGAGGTGGAAATCTCCAGTGCTTCCCACCCATTCTTTACCGGGAAGCAACAGCTGGTAGACACCGCTGGACGTGTAGAGCGATTTAAGAAAAAATACAATATCAAATAATACCAGCGGTACGGCTGAGTTACTCAGTCATACGCCGTACAAGAATCACTGGGATTCAGGGAAACCGTCGGGAAAAACCGGCGGTTTTTTTATTGCCCTGAGATGGGGTGGGCGGTGGAGGACTGCATCTCAAGGGTTATCTACGGAGACGGTGGGCTCTCTTCGCAGAAGGATGCTAATCCAGACGACATAGATGAGTACCATGGAGAATACATCCCCGTATCTGGTGTGCAATGTCATGACAGGGTCGTCCTGAATATCTATACGCAGAGAATCACCTCGTGCCTCAAACATAGGGGCCGTGAACCTGATGTCACCTGTGGTATCGATGTAGCTTGTGACCCCCGAATTGGTGGAGCGGAGCATCGGCCGTCGTGTTTCAATAGTGCGGAACCGGGCGGCGGCTAGGTGTTGCGTTTGTGCGGCTATCGTTTTTGACCAACTATTATTGGTTAGATTAATAAACAAGTCCGCGCCGAGAATGGTCTGTATTCGAGTAACAGGAGAAAATGAATCTTCAAAACAGATGGGTGTACCAGCCAGGATCCGGCCGCTGCTGTGCCTGATGGAAAGGGGCTGATAATCCGGGCCGTGTGCCCACCCCGAGGATGGAAGGCCTACTACGTCCTTCAGGAAATTGGAAATGAAAGGTAGTTCGGCCAAGGGAATATGCTCTGCAAAAGGAATAAGCCGGCGTTTGCCGTATTGCCCCTCTGATACTATGCCTTTATCATTCGTAGTGGAGAGAATGGTTGCGCCGTTCATGTATCTTGGACCAGTTAGGCTATTAGGAGCATTGAGGGGTGCTCCGGTCAATAATGGGGCGGGGAGCTCCTGGATAAATTGGCTGAAGGGTTTTGAAGCGGGGATATCATCCGCATGACGAAGCAGTGTGTTGAGGACATAGGGGATGCTCGTTTCACTCCAGGTGATAACATGGGGATTCCATGGGTATTCAGGGAAGGGGAAGGACGAAAAATTCATGGGTCGCTTTTGGAGGGATTCGAGGGTAAGATTCTGAATATCCTCCAGTGCAGCAGCCCCGCTTCCTCGTTGCCATGAGTCTTGATTCTGTTGAATGAGTACTGCATCAAGAAACTGTGTTGATTCTATACCCCTTTGTTGATTGATACGATACAGACCGTACCCCCAAAACAGTACCCCTAGTATTACCCAGAAAATCCATGTGCGAAGATGTAGTGCTCTTGAATTCTGATTTGAGGTATGTGCGGCCACGGTGGATACAACCTGCTTTGTATAATATGAATCAAGAGTGGAGAATATCAGGCTCTGAAGTAGAACAATGAAATAACTTACTAAAAATACCCCGCCTACATCGGCTATTTGGATGATGGGAAGGATTGGAGCTAATGAATATCCAGTAAGATTCCAAGGAAACGCAAGGTACCCGATAGAGCGGAGGAACTCGAAGGATACCCATACAGCGGGAATGAAGAAAATTCTAAAGGGTGATTTGGTCTTTATAGCATTCCCAAGAAGAGGAAAAAAAACGGCATAATAGGCGGTATACACCAACGAGACTCCGCCGAGGGTCCAAATACTGAAACTTCCAAAATTCGAGAGCCAATAATAATGGGTTATACTCCATAAAAAACCGAAAACAGCTCCCATACCCGGAAGATGTTCCGAATCAATTTCCTGTATAGAAAAAAAGAGTGGGATTAAGGAGACGAGTCCGATAAGGGTAGATCCATAGGGTAGCAACGGATTCGGCATCGAAGCTGCATATACGATAACTGATGCAACAATAGAAAGGATGTGTCTATGCATTGGCTAATCATACACTGAGAGATGATGAGAAAAAAGGGTTTTTATTGCTAACTTGATCCTTTTCAGATAGTATAGTTGAAAGGAAATTCCCAGGGGGACCGCTTTGGAGCGCCAGTTGATAGAGTTACATCGCGAGGAATTCGGAGAGGAGCCATCTGCTGTGGCATCTGCGCCGGGGGTCGCCTTTCTCTTAGGTGAGCATACCGAGTTTTGCTCTGGTATGGCAATTGGGTTCGGACTGCCTCTGCGTTCATGGGTGGCGGTGAGCCTGAGGAATGATTCCAGTTTGCGTTTTTATTCTCCGGGACCCGGAGAACGAAAAAGAAGCAGCACCAGCAATCTCAAATACAAGCGAGAGGATCGTTGGGCTAATCATCTGAAGGGTGTGCTGCTGGGGTTAAGCAATGCAGGCTGCCCGATTCAGGGTCTAAACATATCCTTTTTGGGTACAATTCCCCAGAACAAGGGGCTGTTTAGTTCCGGAGCGCTTTGCCTATCACTGGCTAGGGCCGTTTCTGATGCTATGGGGTTTGA encodes:
- a CDS encoding bactofilin family protein encodes the protein MATSFDTSALQHTVTRIGKNAVLSGTLRFSSSMRIEGTVSGTVVADGFLYIAQGAVVEAEILGTNIVVAGTVRGNISATERVELLETASMQGNIRAAKIRILDGVVFEGRCEMIDRSDSVDIFATPVEDLKQSLKPRE
- a CDS encoding CinA family protein; this encodes MKARFEKQIDELSRDVVIRLGQIDKSLMVAESCTAGLLGHSIARTPGASKIFWGGLIVYSNSAKQILAGVDPEIIQGSGAVSEETVDALLHGLLQRFPIDAALAVSGIAGPGGGTPEKPVGTVYIGSICRWLDEKKYIQRCRFEGERVEIQAQAVIEGMKQLLTML
- the rho gene encoding transcription termination factor Rho; the protein is MNDSEEQDTSSGDELTGNQDIQNNRQSDEDQEKPAKKRIYATKRNTSTEGSDSSESSSDNGNNGNHDNKQNRGSDSHRKKSRKKKIKVELKESSESANEGPDASQIISGTANEYGGFDQDQGSSNSKAISINELIWMSMKELRNVATQMGISHDNLMILKKQEIVFAILKAHTERNGTIYAYGSLEILPDGYGFLRSPQNSYLPGQDDIYISPSQIRLFNLKTGDTVYGQIRPPKEGERFFAMLRVESVNYDNPSVAQSRIPFDNLTPLYPDVRLNMETKSGEPSTRMINLFCPIGKGQRGLIVAPPRTGKTVLLQKIANAITENQPEVYLIVLLIDERPEEVTDMQRNVNAEVISSTFDEQATRHVQVAEMVLEKARRLVEHGRDVVILLDSITRLARAYNQTVPTSGKILSGGVDSNALHKPKRFFGAARNIEGGGSLTIMATALVETGSRMDEVIFEEFKGTGNMEINLDRKLAERRLFPAINIKRSGTRREDLLLTEEEINKMWVLRKAINPMDDIEILELLIDRMKKTKNNEAFLRSMNTGAGE
- a CDS encoding type B 50S ribosomal protein L31 → MKEGIHPEYRFVVFKDLASGHMFLTKSTVPSNKTVKYEDGNEYPVFEVEISSASHPFFTGKQQLVDTAGRVERFKKKYNIK
- the lnt gene encoding apolipoprotein N-acyltransferase, whose translation is MHRHILSIVASVIVYAASMPNPLLPYGSTLIGLVSLIPLFFSIQEIDSEHLPGMGAVFGFLWSITHYYWLSNFGSFSIWTLGGVSLVYTAYYAVFFPLLGNAIKTKSPFRIFFIPAVWVSFEFLRSIGYLAFPWNLTGYSLAPILPIIQIADVGGVFLVSYFIVLLQSLIFSTLDSYYTKQVVSTVAAHTSNQNSRALHLRTWIFWVILGVLFWGYGLYRINQQRGIESTQFLDAVLIQQNQDSWQRGSGAAALEDIQNLTLESLQKRPMNFSSFPFPEYPWNPHVITWSETSIPYVLNTLLRHADDIPASKPFSQFIQELPAPLLTGAPLNAPNSLTGPRYMNGATILSTTNDKGIVSEGQYGKRRLIPFAEHIPLAELPFISNFLKDVVGLPSSGWAHGPDYQPLSIRHSSGRILAGTPICFEDSFSPVTRIQTILGADLFINLTNNSWSKTIAAQTQHLAAARFRTIETRRPMLRSTNSGVTSYIDTTGDIRFTAPMFEARGDSLRIDIQDDPVMTLHTRYGDVFSMVLIYVVWISILLRREPTVSVDNP